From a region of the Mucilaginibacter auburnensis genome:
- the fabG gene encoding 3-oxoacyl-[acyl-carrier-protein] reductase has translation MKLLEGKTALITGASKGIGRKIAEKFAEHGANVAFTYLSSVEKGQALEQELQSFGTQVKGYRSDASKFDEADKLINDIVADFGTLHIVVNNAGITKDGLLMRMTEEQWDEVIQVNLKSIFNVTKAASKIMMKNRNGVFINMSSVVGVDGNAGQANYAASKAGIIGFSKSMAKELGSRNIRTNVIAPGFIRTEMTDVLDPKVVQGWEAGIPLKRAGETEDVANACVFLASDMATYITGQVIPVDGGML, from the coding sequence ATGAAATTATTAGAAGGAAAAACGGCGCTAATTACCGGTGCTTCAAAAGGAATAGGTCGCAAAATTGCTGAGAAATTTGCCGAGCATGGCGCTAATGTAGCTTTCACCTATTTATCATCAGTTGAAAAAGGACAAGCGCTTGAACAGGAGCTGCAAAGTTTTGGTACACAGGTTAAAGGCTACCGTTCCGACGCTTCAAAATTTGACGAGGCAGATAAACTCATAAACGATATTGTTGCTGATTTTGGCACCCTTCACATTGTGGTGAACAACGCTGGTATAACCAAAGATGGTTTACTAATGCGCATGACTGAAGAACAATGGGATGAGGTTATACAAGTTAACCTGAAATCAATATTTAACGTTACCAAAGCGGCATCAAAAATAATGATGAAAAACCGCAACGGCGTTTTCATTAACATGAGCTCTGTAGTGGGTGTTGACGGCAATGCTGGTCAGGCTAACTACGCGGCATCAAAAGCAGGCATTATCGGTTTCTCTAAATCAATGGCTAAAGAGCTTGGCTCACGTAACATACGCACCAACGTTATTGCGCCGGGCTTTATCCGCACTGAAATGACAGACGTGTTAGACCCTAAAGTAGTTCAGGGCTGGGAAGCAGGCATCCCGCTTAAACGTGCCGGCGAAACTGAAGATGTTGCTAACGCCTGTGTCTTTCTTGCATCTGATATGGCTACCTACATCACCGGGCAGGTTATTCCGGTTGATGGGGGAATGTTGTAG